From the genome of Variovorax sp. RA8, one region includes:
- a CDS encoding NAD(P)H-dependent glycerol-3-phosphate dehydrogenase, which produces MKICVLGAGAWGTALAVNAAARHAVSLWARDAAQVQAMLAARENARYLPGVPLPASLALRSGTVPAAVADADLAIIATPMAALREQLLLLRDAACPVAWLCKGVEPALAGADGLLAHEIQAQVAPGLVAGVLSGPSFALEVAQGRPTALVAASAHPGLREALVNAFHGPSLRVYANEDIVGVEVGGAVKNVLAIATGLADGLALGLNARAALITRGLAEMTRLGVALGARPDTFMGLSGLGDLVLTATGDLSRNRKVGLLLAQGQTLAQAVDSLGHVAEGVYCARTVVQRARHLGVEMPIAESVVALLDGRLRPAEAVTELMSREPGVEAP; this is translated from the coding sequence ATGAAGATCTGCGTGCTCGGCGCCGGCGCCTGGGGAACGGCGCTGGCGGTCAATGCGGCCGCCCGACATGCGGTCAGCCTCTGGGCGCGCGACGCGGCCCAGGTGCAGGCCATGCTGGCGGCGCGCGAGAACGCGCGCTACCTGCCCGGCGTTCCGCTTCCCGCCTCGCTGGCTTTGCGCAGCGGCACCGTGCCCGCCGCGGTCGCCGATGCGGATCTGGCGATCATCGCCACCCCCATGGCCGCCCTGCGCGAGCAGCTCCTGTTGCTGCGCGATGCGGCCTGCCCGGTGGCTTGGCTGTGCAAGGGCGTGGAGCCCGCCCTCGCCGGTGCCGACGGCCTGCTGGCTCACGAGATCCAGGCCCAGGTGGCGCCCGGCCTGGTGGCCGGCGTGCTCAGCGGTCCCAGCTTCGCCCTGGAGGTCGCGCAGGGCCGGCCCACCGCGCTGGTCGCCGCCAGTGCTCATCCCGGTCTGCGCGAGGCGCTGGTCAATGCCTTCCACGGCCCGAGCCTGCGTGTCTACGCCAACGAGGACATCGTGGGCGTCGAAGTTGGCGGCGCCGTGAAGAACGTGCTGGCGATCGCCACCGGCCTGGCGGACGGCCTGGCCCTCGGCCTCAATGCACGCGCCGCCCTCATCACCCGCGGCCTGGCCGAGATGACGCGCCTGGGCGTGGCCCTGGGCGCGCGGCCCGACACCTTCATGGGGCTTTCTGGACTGGGCGACCTGGTGCTGACCGCCACCGGCGACCTCTCGCGCAACCGCAAGGTCGGCCTGCTCCTGGCCCAGGGGCAGACGCTGGCGCAGGCCGTGGACTCGCTCGGCCATGTGGCCGAGGGCGTCTACTGCGCGCGCACCGTGGTTCAGCGCGCGCGCCACCTCGGCGTCGAGATGCCCATCGCGGAGAGCGTGGTGGCCCTGCTCGACGGCCGCCTGCGGCCCGCGGAGGCAGTCACGGAACTGATGAGCCGCGAGCCAGGCGTTGAAGCGCCCTGA
- the nadC gene encoding carboxylating nicotinate-nucleotide diphosphorylase has product MDDNFFDFSPARIAELAAADGARALREDVGEGDLTAALVPAGSRATARVLLREPAVLCGVPWVEAVVRQLDPQARIAWHGAEGTRCAAGQAVLEIEGDARALLTAERTALNFLQLLSAVATRTAAYMEAVRGTRAVIVDTRKTLPGLRLAQKYAVRAGGGTNHRIGLYDAILIKENHIAAAGGVSAALRAAGEAGRRARFVEIEVETLAQFDEALAQGARMILLDNMDLPTLREAVRRNDAVAGTRAVLEISGGVTMESVRALAETGVDRISVGALTKDIKAIDFSMRFQEA; this is encoded by the coding sequence ATGGACGACAACTTCTTCGACTTCTCCCCGGCCCGGATTGCCGAACTGGCCGCCGCCGATGGCGCGCGCGCCCTGCGCGAGGACGTCGGTGAGGGCGACCTCACCGCCGCCCTGGTGCCCGCCGGCAGCCGCGCCACTGCCCGCGTGCTGCTGCGTGAGCCTGCCGTGCTGTGCGGCGTGCCCTGGGTGGAGGCCGTCGTGCGGCAGCTCGATCCGCAGGCGCGGATCGCCTGGCACGGCGCGGAAGGCACGCGCTGCGCGGCCGGCCAGGCAGTGCTGGAGATCGAGGGAGACGCCCGCGCCTTGCTGACCGCCGAGCGCACCGCGCTCAACTTCCTGCAACTGCTCAGCGCAGTTGCGACGCGCACGGCGGCCTACATGGAAGCGGTGCGCGGCACGCGTGCCGTGATCGTCGACACGCGCAAGACCCTGCCGGGCCTGCGCCTGGCGCAGAAGTACGCCGTGCGTGCCGGCGGCGGCACCAACCACCGTATCGGCCTCTACGACGCCATCCTCATCAAGGAAAACCACATCGCTGCTGCCGGCGGCGTCAGCGCTGCGCTGCGGGCCGCCGGTGAAGCGGGCCGCCGGGCGCGGTTCGTCGAGATCGAGGTCGAGACCCTGGCCCAGTTCGACGAGGCGCTGGCCCAGGGCGCCCGCATGATCCTGCTGGACAACATGGACTTGCCGACCCTGCGCGAGGCCGTGCGCCGCAACGATGCGGTCGCAGGCACCCGCGCCGTGCTGGAGATCTCGGGCGGCGTCACGATGGAGAGCGTGCGCGCCCTGGCCGAGACCGGCGTGGACCGCATCTCCGTCGGCGCCCTGACCAAGGACATCAAGGCCATCGATTTCTCGATGCGTTTCCAGGAAGCGTGA
- the nadA gene encoding quinolinate synthase NadA, with the protein MTSAVISVDYEQPVSDAACGTRHAWARVPAEPSRDEREALKSRIRRLLRERNAVMVSHYYVHPDLQDLAEETGGIVSDSLEMARFGRDHPAQTLVVSGVRFMGETAKILSPEKRVLMPDLDATCSLDLGCPADVFSAFCDQHPDRTVVVYANTSAAVKARADWLVTSSCALDVVGALHAQGRKILWAPDRHLGDYIRRETGADMLSWDGACIVHDEFKALELELLIEAHPGAKVLVHPESPAPVIALADAVGSTSGILAAAQRMEAREFIVATDTGLLHKLRTLNPGKTFIEAPTAGNGATCKSCAHCPWMAMNGLADLARVLETGEGEVHVAPALGLRARVPIDRMLAFTAGLKKGQPAGGLVAGIGAA; encoded by the coding sequence ATGACATCAGCCGTCATCAGCGTCGACTACGAGCAGCCGGTTTCCGATGCCGCCTGCGGCACACGCCATGCCTGGGCACGCGTGCCGGCCGAACCCTCGCGGGACGAGCGCGAGGCGCTCAAGTCCCGCATCCGCCGTCTCCTGCGCGAGCGCAATGCGGTGATGGTGTCGCATTACTACGTGCATCCCGACCTGCAGGACCTGGCCGAGGAAACAGGCGGCATCGTCAGCGATTCGCTCGAGATGGCGCGCTTCGGCCGCGACCATCCGGCGCAGACCCTGGTCGTCTCCGGGGTGCGTTTCATGGGCGAGACCGCGAAGATCCTCTCGCCCGAGAAGCGCGTGCTGATGCCCGACCTCGATGCCACCTGCTCGCTGGACCTGGGCTGCCCCGCCGATGTTTTCAGCGCCTTCTGCGACCAGCACCCGGACCGCACCGTGGTCGTCTACGCCAACACCAGCGCTGCCGTGAAGGCGCGTGCCGACTGGCTGGTCACCTCCAGCTGTGCGCTCGACGTGGTGGGCGCCCTGCACGCGCAAGGCCGCAAGATCCTGTGGGCGCCCGACCGGCACCTGGGCGACTACATACGGCGCGAGACCGGCGCCGACATGCTGAGCTGGGACGGCGCCTGCATCGTGCACGACGAGTTCAAGGCGCTCGAGCTGGAACTTTTGATCGAGGCCCATCCAGGCGCCAAGGTGCTGGTGCACCCCGAGTCGCCGGCGCCGGTGATCGCGCTTGCCGACGCCGTGGGCTCCACATCGGGCATCCTCGCTGCCGCGCAGCGCATGGAGGCGCGCGAATTCATCGTCGCCACCGACACCGGCCTCCTGCACAAGCTGCGCACGCTGAACCCCGGCAAGACCTTCATCGAGGCGCCCACCGCCGGCAACGGCGCCACCTGCAAGAGCTGCGCGCACTGCCCGTGGATGGCGATGAACGGCCTGGCCGACCTGGCACGCGTGCTGGAAACGGGCGAGGGTGAGGTGCATGTAGCCCCTGCGCTTGGCCTGCGTGCGCGCGTGCCGATCGACCGCATGCTGGCCTTCACCGCGGGGCTCAAGAAGGGGCAGCCGGCGGGCGGCCTGGTGGCGGGCATCGGCGCGGCCTGA
- the pabB gene encoding aminodeoxychorismate synthase component I, producing the protein MVPVSALIDFSSPFETHDAPRLRHAFGVPREILQARTAAEVRPLLDAVQAQALRGRWCVGYLRYEAACAFDPALAVRDPDGPLAWFGVHDTALPWPGDDHDAAQPALTWEEMLSRGEFDHALTRLREAIAAGDLYQASYTSMLRGRLDGAAGTGPHAAARALFAALQRAQPGGYAAFIDDGEEQVLSASPELFFDWRAGRLLARPMKGTAARGATAHEDAEAAARLRQSAKERAENVMIVDLLRNDMSRLAEPFSVRVPRLFHAEALPTVWQMTSDVEARTRPGCTLADVFAALFPCGSVTGAPKVSAMHMIRALERGPRGVYCGAVGLVRPGGDATFNVPIRTVSLRGGVARCGIGSGIVAESQPDGEWQEWQHKRAFLDRASAPFELLETLALEDGRLRDAPAHVARMAAAAGHFGYPWPEQAAAQRLEALRKAHPLDNWRVRLLLDHGGRLRAQAFAQDTAPQRVRLQLADRAFGASDSEFVRFKTTRRSHYEAFAPTRAGVFDTLLWNPRGELTECTRGNVALRIDGRWVTPPLACGLLGGVGRERWLREGRMTESVVCLQDLPRVEALAFVNSLRGWIDAELDPTVA; encoded by the coding sequence ATGGTGCCCGTCTCCGCGCTCATCGATTTTTCTTCCCCCTTCGAAACGCACGACGCGCCGCGCCTGCGACATGCCTTCGGAGTGCCGCGCGAGATCCTGCAGGCGCGCACGGCGGCCGAGGTCCGGCCCTTGCTCGACGCCGTACAGGCGCAGGCCCTGCGCGGACGCTGGTGCGTGGGTTATCTGCGCTACGAGGCAGCCTGCGCTTTCGATCCGGCACTGGCGGTGCGCGATCCCGACGGACCGCTCGCCTGGTTCGGTGTCCACGACACCGCGCTGCCCTGGCCCGGAGACGATCACGATGCGGCCCAGCCGGCATTGACGTGGGAGGAGATGCTGTCCCGGGGCGAGTTCGACCACGCGCTGACCCGGCTGCGCGAGGCCATCGCCGCCGGTGATCTCTATCAGGCCAGCTACACCTCGATGTTGCGCGGCCGTCTCGACGGCGCTGCGGGCACCGGCCCGCATGCCGCGGCGCGCGCCCTGTTTGCCGCCCTGCAGCGCGCGCAGCCCGGCGGCTACGCAGCCTTCATCGACGATGGCGAGGAGCAGGTCCTGTCGGCGTCGCCCGAGCTGTTCTTCGACTGGCGAGCAGGCCGGCTGCTGGCGCGCCCCATGAAGGGCACGGCCGCGCGCGGGGCGACCGCGCACGAAGATGCCGAGGCCGCGGCTCGCCTGCGTCAGTCGGCCAAAGAGCGCGCCGAGAACGTCATGATCGTCGACCTGCTGCGCAATGACATGTCGCGCCTCGCCGAGCCCTTCTCGGTGCGCGTGCCACGCCTGTTCCATGCCGAGGCGCTGCCGACCGTCTGGCAGATGACCTCCGACGTCGAGGCGCGGACGCGGCCCGGCTGCACGCTCGCCGACGTGTTCGCGGCCCTGTTTCCGTGCGGATCGGTCACGGGCGCCCCCAAGGTCAGTGCCATGCACATGATCCGCGCACTGGAGCGCGGGCCCCGCGGCGTCTACTGCGGCGCCGTGGGCCTGGTCCGGCCCGGCGGCGATGCCACCTTCAACGTGCCGATCCGCACCGTCTCGCTGCGCGGCGGGGTGGCCCGTTGCGGCATCGGCAGCGGCATCGTCGCCGAATCGCAGCCTGACGGCGAATGGCAGGAATGGCAGCACAAGCGCGCCTTCCTCGATCGCGCCAGTGCGCCCTTCGAACTGCTGGAGACGCTCGCGCTCGAAGACGGCCGATTGCGCGATGCGCCGGCCCACGTCGCGCGCATGGCCGCCGCGGCAGGGCATTTCGGCTACCCCTGGCCGGAGCAGGCCGCGGCGCAGCGCCTGGAAGCGCTGCGCAAGGCGCATCCGCTGGACAACTGGCGCGTGCGACTTCTGCTCGACCACGGCGGCCGATTGCGGGCGCAGGCCTTCGCGCAAGACACCGCGCCGCAGCGCGTGCGCCTGCAGTTGGCCGATCGGGCCTTCGGCGCGTCGGATAGCGAATTCGTGCGCTTCAAGACCACCCGCCGCTCGCACTACGAGGCCTTCGCGCCCACGCGCGCGGGCGTGTTCGACACCCTGCTGTGGAACCCGCGGGGCGAGTTGACCGAATGCACGCGCGGCAACGTGGCCCTGCGCATCGATGGCCGGTGGGTGACGCCGCCGCTGGCCTGCGGCCTGCTGGGCGGGGTCGGCCGGGAGCGCTGGCTGCGCGAAGGCCGGATGACGGAGTCGGTGGTGTGCCTGCAGGACCTCCCGCGAGTGGAGGCGCTGGCCTTCGTGAACAGCCTGCGGGGCTGGATCGACGCGGAGCTCGACCCGACGGTGGCCTGA
- a CDS encoding 6-carboxytetrahydropterin synthase — translation MPIPQFTLSQRFFFDAAHTLRREIESDASRRIHGHTYHAEVAVRGPLDPATGMVIDLGLLRERLRAVRVQLDHHLLDEVPGLGIPTLENLCLFISRALSDLRPQPSRVRVWRDALGDECLLELAAA, via the coding sequence ATGCCTATCCCGCAATTCACCCTCAGCCAACGCTTCTTCTTCGACGCCGCCCACACGCTGCGACGCGAGATCGAGTCCGACGCCAGCCGACGCATACACGGCCACACCTACCACGCGGAGGTTGCAGTCCGCGGCCCGCTCGATCCCGCCACCGGCATGGTCATCGACCTCGGCCTGCTTCGCGAACGCCTGCGGGCGGTGCGCGTGCAACTCGACCACCATCTGCTCGACGAGGTGCCGGGCCTGGGCATCCCGACCTTGGAAAACCTTTGCCTGTTCATCTCCCGCGCGCTGTCGGACCTGCGGCCGCAGCCCTCGCGAGTGCGCGTCTGGCGCGATGCACTCGGCGACGAGTGCCTGCTCGAGCTCGCCGCCGCCTGA
- the queE gene encoding 7-carboxy-7-deazaguanine synthase has protein sequence MSYSVKEIFYTLQGEGAQAGMPAVFCRFAGCNLWSGRERDRESAVCRFCDTDFVGTDGTLGGKFASAGSLADAIAAQWPAEDAEHRLVVLTGGEPLLQVDAALVAALHARRFRIAVESNGTIAAPEGIDWLCISPKAGAPWVQRSGQELKVVWPQPGLALDALEAHGQFAHRFLQPMDGPAQAENTALCIDTCMQRPGWRLSLQTHKLTGIR, from the coding sequence ATGAGCTACAGCGTCAAGGAGATCTTCTACACCCTGCAAGGCGAAGGTGCCCAGGCCGGCATGCCCGCCGTCTTCTGCCGCTTTGCCGGCTGCAACCTGTGGAGTGGCCGTGAGCGTGACCGCGAAAGCGCCGTCTGCCGCTTCTGCGATACCGATTTCGTGGGCACGGACGGCACGCTGGGCGGCAAGTTCGCGAGCGCCGGGTCGCTGGCTGACGCCATCGCCGCGCAGTGGCCTGCCGAGGATGCCGAGCACCGGCTGGTCGTGCTCACCGGCGGGGAGCCGCTGTTGCAGGTCGACGCGGCGCTCGTGGCCGCGCTGCACGCGCGCCGCTTCCGCATCGCGGTGGAAAGCAACGGCACCATCGCCGCGCCCGAGGGCATCGACTGGCTGTGCATCAGCCCGAAGGCCGGCGCGCCCTGGGTCCAGCGCAGCGGGCAGGAGCTCAAGGTCGTCTGGCCGCAGCCCGGCCTGGCGCTCGATGCGCTGGAAGCGCACGGGCAGTTCGCCCATCGCTTCCTGCAGCCCATGGACGGCCCGGCGCAGGCCGAGAACACCGCGCTGTGCATCGACACCTGCATGCAACGGCCCGGCTGGCGGCTGAGCCTCCAGACCCACAAACTGACCGGCATCCGCTGA
- the panC gene encoding pantoate--beta-alanine ligase — MHIAHTLPELREFLGRYQRPALVATMGNLHEGHMALVREAKPLGDVTVASIFVNRLQFLPHEDFDSYPRTWDSDCEKLRSVGCDLLFAPDEKALYPEPQTCKVHPDPVLADILEGHFRPGFFVGVCTVVMKLFACVQPRFTVFGKKDYQQLMMIRHMVRQFALPIEIVGSETRRAEDGLALSSRNGYLSKAERAEAAQLSKALRAMADAVRSGERDLAAIEARAMRSLEARGWKPDYMVLRRRADLQAPAAGEPLVALAAARLGTTRLIDNLEIDR, encoded by the coding sequence ATGCACATTGCACACACCCTTCCCGAACTGCGCGAATTCCTTGGCCGCTACCAGCGTCCCGCCTTGGTCGCCACCATGGGCAACCTGCACGAGGGGCACATGGCGCTGGTGCGCGAGGCCAAGCCACTGGGCGACGTCACGGTGGCCAGCATCTTCGTCAACCGGCTGCAGTTCCTGCCGCACGAGGACTTCGACAGCTACCCACGCACCTGGGACAGCGACTGCGAAAAGCTGCGCTCGGTCGGCTGCGACCTGCTGTTCGCGCCCGACGAGAAGGCGCTCTACCCCGAGCCGCAGACCTGCAAGGTGCATCCCGACCCGGTGCTGGCCGACATCCTCGAAGGGCATTTCCGGCCCGGCTTCTTCGTCGGCGTCTGCACGGTGGTGATGAAGCTCTTCGCCTGCGTGCAGCCGCGCTTCACGGTGTTCGGCAAGAAGGACTACCAGCAACTGATGATGATCCGCCACATGGTGCGGCAGTTCGCGCTGCCGATCGAGATCGTGGGCAGCGAGACGCGGCGCGCCGAGGACGGACTGGCGCTGTCCTCGCGCAACGGCTACCTGAGCAAGGCCGAGCGGGCCGAGGCGGCACAGCTGTCCAAGGCCTTGCGCGCGATGGCCGATGCGGTGCGCTCCGGCGAGCGCGATCTCGCCGCGATCGAGGCGCGCGCGATGCGTTCGCTGGAAGCGCGAGGCTGGAAGCCCGACTACATGGTGCTGCGCCGCCGCGCCGACCTGCAGGCACCGGCGGCCGGCGAGCCGCTGGTGGCCCTGGCGGCGGCCAGGCTCGGCACGACGAGGTTGATCGACAACCTGGAAATCGACCGCTGA
- the panB gene encoding 3-methyl-2-oxobutanoate hydroxymethyltransferase, with protein MPSTPAASAATPYGTLPPASAPAQRKPLSLPRLADMHARGEKIVMLTAYDATFAAMADAAGVECILVGDSLGMVCQGLHSTAGVTLETMRYHTECVFRGLHRVQGTSWLISDLPFGSYHESREQALRSATVLMQAGAHMVKLEGGGWTSETVRFLVERGIPVCAHLGLTPQTVHALGGYRVQGKGDEAAARLKREAHALQDAGAAMLVLEMVPAALAAALTGELKHCATIGIGAGRGTAGQVLVLHDMLGMNLGKMAKFVRNFMQGADGIAPAIEAYVRAVKDGSFPDDQLHAW; from the coding sequence ATGCCATCCACGCCTGCCGCCAGCGCGGCCACGCCCTACGGCACCCTGCCGCCCGCCTCGGCGCCCGCGCAGCGCAAGCCGCTGAGCCTGCCGCGCCTGGCCGACATGCACGCGCGCGGCGAGAAGATCGTCATGCTGACCGCCTACGACGCCACCTTCGCAGCCATGGCCGATGCGGCAGGCGTCGAATGCATCCTGGTCGGCGACTCGCTGGGCATGGTCTGCCAGGGCCTGCACAGCACGGCGGGCGTGACGCTGGAGACCATGCGCTACCACACCGAGTGCGTGTTTCGCGGACTGCACCGGGTGCAGGGCACGTCCTGGCTGATCTCCGACCTTCCCTTCGGCAGCTACCACGAGTCGCGCGAGCAGGCACTGCGCAGCGCTACGGTGCTGATGCAGGCCGGCGCCCACATGGTCAAGCTCGAAGGCGGCGGCTGGACCAGCGAGACCGTGCGCTTCCTGGTCGAGCGCGGCATCCCCGTCTGCGCCCACCTGGGCCTCACGCCGCAGACGGTGCACGCCCTGGGCGGCTACCGCGTGCAGGGCAAGGGCGACGAGGCCGCGGCCCGGCTCAAGCGCGAGGCCCATGCGCTGCAGGACGCGGGCGCGGCGATGCTGGTGCTGGAGATGGTGCCGGCCGCGCTGGCCGCAGCGCTGACGGGCGAGCTGAAGCACTGCGCCACCATCGGCATCGGTGCCGGCCGCGGCACCGCCGGCCAGGTGCTGGTGCTGCACGACATGCTGGGCATGAACCTCGGAAAGATGGCGAAGTTCGTGCGCAACTTCATGCAGGGCGCCGACGGCATCGCCCCGGCCATCGAGGCTTATGTGCGCGCGGTGAAGGACGGCAGCTTTCCCGACGACCAGCTCCACGCCTGGTAG
- the panD gene encoding aspartate 1-decarboxylase codes for MFRTLLKSKIHRATVTDCELHYEGSCAIDEDLLEAAGLAENEQIHVWNINNGERFVTYAIRGQRGSGIISLNGSAARRASLGDLVIIAAFGLVPEDQVRSHQPKLVFVDGANRIEEERAHIPVQPASGEAVPA; via the coding sequence ATGTTCCGTACCCTGCTCAAGTCCAAGATCCATCGCGCGACCGTCACCGACTGCGAGCTGCACTACGAGGGCTCCTGCGCCATCGACGAAGACCTGCTGGAAGCCGCGGGCCTGGCGGAGAACGAGCAGATCCACGTCTGGAACATCAACAACGGCGAGCGCTTCGTGACCTACGCGATCCGCGGCCAGCGCGGCAGCGGCATCATCTCGCTCAACGGCTCGGCCGCGCGCCGGGCCTCGCTGGGCGACCTGGTCATCATCGCCGCCTTCGGCCTGGTGCCCGAGGACCAGGTGCGCAGCCACCAGCCGAAGCTGGTGTTCGTGGACGGCGCGAACCGCATCGAGGAAGAGCGCGCACATATCCCGGTGCAGCCCGCATCGGGCGAAGCCGTCCCCGCCTGA
- the nadB gene encoding L-aspartate oxidase translates to MHDFDVLIVGSGLAGLSAALHLAPTHRVAVITKRALADGASQWAQGGIAAVLGEDDSLQSHVDDTLVAGAGLCDLAATRFVVEHAPEAIAWLRGLGVPFSLENGELHLTREGGHSQRRIVHATDATGAAVQRTLIDTVRRTPNVTLFEQHTLVDLITGHKLGLKDPACLGLYALDEATDEVLTFRAPHTILATGGAGKVYLYTTNPDTATGDGIAAAWRAGCRVANMEFIQFHPTCLYHPHAKSFLISEAVRGEGGLLKLPESAGGARFMPAHDARAELAPRDVVARAIDFEMKKHGLDCVHLDISHQSPGFLREHFPNILARCAELGIDITREPIPVVPAAHYTCGGVLTDLAGRTDVPGLHVVGETACTGLHGANRLASNSLLECMVFARAAAQAISEAPARGGASLPAWDDSRVTDADETVVISHNWDELRRFMWDYVGIVRTNKRLERAAHRIALLDREIQEFYAHFHVTRDLLELRNLVQVAELIVRSAQARRESRGLHFSRDYPSLAAPAAPTILVPPAI, encoded by the coding sequence ATGCATGATTTCGACGTTCTCATCGTCGGCAGCGGGCTGGCCGGCCTCAGCGCCGCGCTGCACCTCGCGCCCACGCACCGCGTGGCGGTGATCACCAAGCGGGCGTTGGCCGATGGCGCCAGCCAGTGGGCGCAGGGCGGGATCGCCGCGGTGCTGGGCGAGGACGACAGCCTGCAGTCGCATGTGGACGACACGCTGGTCGCCGGCGCCGGCCTGTGCGACCTGGCGGCCACGCGCTTCGTCGTGGAGCACGCGCCCGAGGCCATCGCCTGGCTGCGCGGGCTCGGCGTGCCCTTCTCGCTGGAGAACGGCGAGCTGCACCTGACGCGCGAGGGCGGGCATAGCCAGCGCCGTATCGTCCATGCCACCGATGCCACCGGCGCCGCGGTGCAGCGCACGCTGATCGACACCGTGCGCCGCACGCCGAACGTGACGCTGTTCGAGCAGCACACGCTGGTGGACCTGATCACCGGCCACAAGCTGGGCCTGAAGGATCCGGCCTGCCTGGGCCTCTATGCACTGGACGAGGCCACCGACGAGGTGCTCACCTTCCGCGCGCCCCACACCATCCTGGCCACCGGCGGCGCGGGCAAGGTTTACCTCTACACCACCAATCCCGACACCGCCACCGGCGACGGCATCGCCGCGGCCTGGCGCGCGGGCTGCCGGGTGGCGAACATGGAGTTCATCCAGTTCCACCCGACGTGCCTCTACCACCCGCATGCGAAGTCCTTCCTCATCAGCGAGGCAGTGCGGGGCGAAGGCGGGCTGCTGAAGCTGCCCGAGTCGGCAGGCGGCGCCCGCTTCATGCCTGCGCACGATGCGCGCGCCGAGCTCGCGCCGCGCGACGTGGTGGCGCGCGCCATCGACTTCGAGATGAAGAAGCACGGGCTGGATTGCGTGCACCTGGACATCTCGCACCAGAGCCCGGGCTTCCTGCGCGAACATTTCCCCAACATCCTGGCGCGCTGCGCCGAGTTGGGCATCGACATCACGCGCGAGCCGATCCCGGTGGTGCCGGCCGCGCACTACACCTGCGGCGGGGTGCTCACGGACCTCGCGGGCCGCACCGACGTGCCGGGGCTGCACGTTGTCGGCGAGACCGCCTGCACGGGGCTGCACGGCGCCAACCGGCTGGCCAGCAACTCGCTGCTCGAATGCATGGTGTTCGCCCGCGCCGCCGCGCAGGCGATCTCCGAGGCGCCGGCCCGTGGCGGCGCCTCGCTGCCGGCCTGGGACGACAGCCGCGTCACCGACGCCGACGAGACGGTGGTCATCTCTCACAACTGGGACGAGCTGCGCCGCTTCATGTGGGACTACGTGGGCATCGTGCGCACCAACAAGCGCCTGGAACGCGCGGCTCATCGCATCGCGCTGCTGGATCGCGAGATCCAGGAGTTCTACGCCCATTTCCACGTCACGCGCGACCTGCTCGAGCTGCGCAACCTGGTGCAGGTGGCCGAGCTCATCGTGCGCTCGGCGCAGGCCCGGCGCGAGAGCCGCGGGCTGCACTTCAGCCGCGACTACCCTTCGCTCGCCGCGCCCGCGGCGCCGACCATCCTGGTGCCGCCGGCCATCTGA
- a CDS encoding segregation and condensation protein A: MPEVIDQVALARLYGEPLFALPSDLYIPPEALQVFLEAFEGPLDLLLYLIRKQNFNILDIPMAGLTRQYLAYVDQVRQTNLELAAEYLLMAAMLIEIKSRMLLPPKKTAEGEEVEDPRAELVRRLLEYEQAKLQAASLSAMPQAGRDFWKAQVYIEQSLKPRFPDVNVVDLRDAWADILRRAKLVQHHKISREELSVREHMSIVLRHLQGRQFVEFEKLFDVNRGTPVMIVTFIAMLELAKETLIDITQAEAFAPIYVRLAYSPA, translated from the coding sequence ATGCCCGAGGTGATCGACCAGGTCGCGCTGGCCCGGCTCTATGGCGAGCCGCTGTTCGCGCTGCCGAGCGACCTCTACATCCCGCCCGAGGCGCTGCAAGTCTTCCTCGAGGCGTTCGAGGGGCCGCTGGACCTGCTGCTCTACCTGATCCGCAAGCAGAACTTCAACATTCTCGACATCCCGATGGCGGGGCTGACGCGCCAGTACCTGGCCTATGTCGACCAGGTGCGCCAAACCAACCTCGAGCTGGCAGCCGAATACCTGCTGATGGCGGCGATGCTGATCGAGATCAAGTCGCGAATGCTGCTGCCGCCCAAGAAGACTGCCGAGGGCGAGGAGGTCGAGGACCCGCGGGCCGAGCTGGTGCGCCGCCTGCTCGAATACGAGCAGGCCAAGCTGCAGGCCGCCTCGCTCAGCGCGATGCCGCAGGCGGGCCGCGATTTCTGGAAGGCACAGGTCTACATCGAGCAATCGCTCAAGCCGCGCTTCCCCGACGTGAACGTGGTCGACCTGCGCGACGCCTGGGCCGATATCCTGCGCCGGGCCAAGCTCGTGCAGCACCACAAGATCTCGCGCGAGGAGCTCAGCGTGCGCGAGCACATGAGCATCGTGCTGCGCCATCTGCAGGGCCGGCAGTTCGTCGAGTTCGAGAAGCTGTTCGACGTCAACCGCGGCACGCCGGTGATGATCGTCACCTTCATCGCCATGCTGGAGCTGGCGAAGGAGACGCTGATCGACATCACCCAGGCCGAGGCCTTCGCACCCATCTACGTCCGGCTGGCCTACTCGCCAGCATGA
- a CDS encoding DUF3460 family protein — MSIFARPHYTSEITNFIEEMKQKKPTLEAEQRAGRGLLWDKHLDRSMLEEYQQAAVPQQPYVYQTRVK; from the coding sequence ATGTCCATCTTCGCCCGCCCCCACTACACCTCCGAGATCACGAACTTCATCGAGGAGATGAAGCAGAAGAAACCCACGCTCGAAGCCGAACAGCGCGCCGGCCGCGGCCTGCTGTGGGACAAGCACCTGGACCGCTCCATGCTCGAGGAGTACCAGCAGGCCGCAGTGCCGCAGCAGCCCTACGTCTACCAGACCCGAGTGAAGTAA